The following are from one region of the Diceros bicornis minor isolate mBicDic1 chromosome 37, mDicBic1.mat.cur, whole genome shotgun sequence genome:
- the ZNF142 gene encoding zinc finger protein 142 isoform X3 codes for MPLPGQESAEEEDIEEEEESGTLKDSQKALEKGQGAQQLEGDVASGTESLFKTHMCPECKRCFKKRTHLVEHLHLHFPDPSLQCPNCQKFFTSKSKLKTHLLRELGQKAHRCPLCHYSAVERNALNRHMASMHEDISNFYSDTYACPVCREEFRLSQALKEHLKSHTAAAAAEPLPLRCFQEGCSYAAPDRKAFVKHLKEMHGVRAVECRHHSCPMLFATAEAMEAHHKSHYAFHCPHCDFACSNKHLFRKHKKQGHPGSEELRCTFCPFATFNPVAYQDHVGKMHAHEKIHQCPECSFATAHKRVLIRHMLLHTGEKPHKCELCDFTCRDVSYLSKHMLTHSNAKDYMCTECGYVTKWKHYLSVHMRKHAGDLRYQCNQCSYRCHRADQLSSHKLRHQGKSLMCEVCAFVCKRKYELQKHMASQHHPGTPAPLYPCRYCSYQSRHKQALLSHENCKHTRLREFRCALCDYCTFSNTTLFFHKRKAHGYVPGDQVWQLRYASQDPEGARQCTTPPGDSEPSSQLSAQPEEPDHDPGTVVDPSLDQALQETSEEDSARRQDGSEVPQGDDLVGSPSPAEVDEGGCTLHLEALGVELEPVAEPPLEEITETAPVEFRPLDPSGPLRLEVPGGTLTELSTFEGAGTSALGAEEEPVLEKPGPETPRNPHSSEEPPNSWVGTFKATPPTETAPLPQFPESESLLKALRRRDKEQAEALVLEGRVQMVVIQGEGRAFRCPHCPFITRREKALSLHSRTGCQGRREPLLCPECGASFKQQRGLSTHLLKKCPVLLRKNKGLPRPDSPIPLHPLPPVTQASEDAEGGKLLPAPLEVELALPKDASSELPREPEEIEEPLATLSGSAVPPAGNCSSTETPEKFHFEQGKFHCNSCPFLCSRLSSITSHVAEGCRGGRGGGGKRGACRTQPVVSPLSNGDSAPLSNGSIACSPGDGDTALVPKQKSARFSCPTCPFSCQQERALRTHQTRGCPLEQPGELHCGLCPFTAPAAAALRLHQKRRHPTIAPARGPRPPLQCADCGFTCKQSRCLQQHRRLKHEGVKPHQCPFCDFSTTRRYRLEAHQSRHTGVGRIPCSSCPQTFGTNSKLRLHRLRVHDKTPTHFCPLCDYSGYLRHDITRHVNSCHQGTPAFACPQCEAQFSSETALKQHALRRHPEPTPPIPGSPAEATEGPLHCSRCGLLCPSPASLRGHTRKQHPRLECGACQEAFPSRPALDEHRRQQHFSHRCQLCDFAARERVGLVKHYLEQHEETSAAAAASDGDGDAGQPPLRCPFCEFACRHQLVLDHHVKGHGGTRLYKCTDCAYSTKNRQKITWHSRIHTGEKPYRCHLCPYACADPSRLKYHMRIHKEERKYLCPDCGYKCKWVNQLKYHMTKHTGLKPYQCPECEYCTNRADALRVHQETRHREARAFMCEQCGKAFKTRFLLRTHLRKHSEAKPYVCNVCHRAFRWAAGLRHHALTHTDRHPFFCRLCSYKAKQKFQVVKHVRRHHPDQADPNQGVGKDPTTPTVHLHDVQLEDPSPPAPAAPPTGPEG; via the exons aTGCCCTTGCCCGGGCAGGAGTCAGCTGAAGAGGAGGAcatagaggaagaagaggagagtggCACCCTGAAGGACTCCCAGAAAGCCCTGGAGAAAGGCCAGGGGGCTCAGCAGTTGGAAG GGGATGTGGCTTCTGGCACCGAGTCCCTCTTCAAGACCCACATGTGTCCAGAATGTAAGCGCTGCTTTAAGAAGCGGACCCATCTGGTGGAGCACCTACATCTCCACTTCCCAGACCCCAGCCTCCAGTGCCCCAACTGCCAGAAGTTCTTCACCAGTAAGAGCAAGCTCAAGACCCACCTGCtgcgggagctgggccagaaggccCACCGCTGCCCCCTGTGCCACTACAGTGCGGTGGAGAGGAACGCGCTTAACCGCCACATGGCCAGCATGCACGAGGACATCTCCAACTTCTACTCAGACACCTATGCCTGTCCCGTCTGCCGCGAGGAATTCCGCCTCAGCCAGGCCCTGAAGGAGCACCTCAAGAGCCACACAGCAGCGGCTGCGGCAGAGCCGTTGCCCCTTCGCTGCTTCCAGGAGGGCTGCAGCTATGCAGCGCCCGACCGCAAGGCCTTTGTGAAGCACCTGAAGGAGATGCACGGGGTGCGGGCTGTGGAGTGCCGCCATCACTCGTGCCCCATGCTCTTTGCCACAGCCGAAGCCATGGAGGCCCACCACAAGAGCCACTATGCCTTCCACTGCCCCCACTGTGACTTCGCCTGCTCCAACAAGCACCTGTTCCGCAAACACAAGAAGCAGGGCCACCCTGGCAGTGAAGAGCTGCGCTGCACCTTCTGCCCCTTTGCCACCTTTAACCCGGTGGCCTACCAGGACCACGTGGGCAAGATGCACGCTCATGAGAAGATCCACCAGTGCCCTGAGTGCAGCTTTGCCACTGCCCACAAGAGGGTGCTCATCCGCCACATGCTGCTGCATACCG GCGAGAAACCTCACAAGTGTGAGCTGTGTGACTTCACATGCCGAGACGTGAGCTACCTGTCCAAGCACATGCTGACCCACTCCAACGCCAAGGATTACATGTGCACCGAGTGTGGCTACGTCACCAAGTGGAAGCACTACCTCAGTGTGCACATGCGGAAACACGCGGGGGACCTCAG ATACCAGTGCAACCAGTGCTCCTACCGCTGCCACCGGGCTGATCAGCTGAGCAGTCACAAGCTGCGGCACCAGGGCAAGTCCCTGATGTGTGAGGTGTGTGCCTTCGTTTGCAAGCGCAAGTACGAGCTGCAGAAGCACATGGCCTCCCAACACCACCCCGGCACGCCAGCCCCCCTCTACCCCTGCCGCTACTGCAGCTACCAGAGCCGCCACAAGCAGGCCCTGCTGAGCCACGAGAACTGCAAGCACACTCGCCTCCGTGAGTTCCGCTGCGCCCTCTGCGACTACTGCACCTTCAGCAACACCACCCTCTTCTTCCACAAGCGCAAGGCCCATGGCTATGTGCCTGGGGACCAGGTCTGGCAGCTCCGCTATGCCAGCCAGGACCCCGAGGGGGCCAGGCAGTGCACGACACCCCCAGGAGACTCAGAGCCCTCAAGCCAACTGTCTGCCCAGCCTGAGGAGCCAGACCATGACCCCGGGACTGTGGTGGACCCCAGCTTGGACCAGGCCCTGcaggagaccagtgaggaggaCAGTGCCAGGAGACAGGATGGCAGTGAGGTTCCCCAGGGGGATGACCTGGTTGGCAGCCCCAGTCCAGCAGAGGTAGATGAGGGCGGCTGCACACTGCACCTGGAGGCCCTGGGGGTAGAGCTGGAGCCTGTGGCAGAGCCACCGCTTGAGGAGATCACCGAAACAGCCCCTGTGGAGTTCAGGCCTCTGGATCCCTCAGGGCCCCTGAGACTGGAAGTGCCAGGTGGAACTTTGACAGAGCTGTCTACCTTTGAAGGTGCTGGGACTTCTGCTTTGGGTGCTGAAGAGGAGCCCGTTCTGGAAAAGCCAGGCCCTGAGACCCCCAGAAATCCTCATTCCTCAGAGGAGCCCCCTAACAGCTGGGTGGGAACCTTCAAGGCAACTCCACCTACTGAGACAGCACCCCTGCCCCAGTTCCCTGAGTCGGAGTCATTACTCAAGGCCCTAAGGAGGCGGGACAAAGAGCAGGCAGAGGCGCTGGTGCTGGAGGGGCGGGTTCAGATGGTAGTGATACAGGGCGAGGGGCGGGCTTTCCGCTGCCCACACTGCCCTTTCATCACCCGCCGGGAGAAGGCCCTGAGTCTGCACTCCAGGACTGGGTGCCAGGGCCGCCGGGAGCCCCTGCTGTGCCCTGAGTGTGGGGCTAGCTTCAAGCAACAGCGTGGCCTCAGCACCCACCTGCTGAAGAAGTGCCCTGTTCTGCTCAGAAAGAACAAGGGTTTGCCCAGACCAGATTCACCCATCCCTCTGCATCCTCTGCCCCCAGTCACCCAGGCCTCAGAGGATGCAGAAGGTGGGAAGCTCCTACCTGCACCATTAGAAGTAGAGCTGGCGCTCCCCAAAGATGCTTCTTCTGAGCTTCCTAGGGAGCCAGAAGAAATAGAGGAGCCCCTGGCCACACTCTCTGGCTCGGCCGTCCCTCCTGCAGGAAACTGCTCATCCACAGAGACCCCTGAGAAGTTCCACTTTGAGCAGGGCAAGTTTCACTGCAACTCATGCCCGTTCCTCTGTTCTCGGCTGTCCTCCATTACCTCTCATGTGGCGGAAGGCTGCCGCGGGGGACGTGGTGGGGGAGGAAAGCGAGGGGCCTGCCGGACCCAGCCTGTTGTGTCCCCGCTGAGCAATGGGGACTCTGCTCCCCTAAGCAATGGGAGTATAGCGTGCAGCCCTGGTGATGGGGACACAGCTCTGGTTCCAAAGCAGAAGAGTGCTCGCTTCTCCTGCCCCACATGTCCTTTTAGCTGCCAGCAGGAGCGGGCTCTGAGGACTCACCAGACCCGGGGATGCCCCCTTGAGCAGCCTGGAGAGCTGCACTGTGGCCTCTGCCCATTCAccgctcctgctgctgctgccttgaGGCTGCACCAGAAGCGGAGGCACCCCACCATAGCCCCAGCCCGTGGCCCCCGGCCCCCTCTTCAGTGTGCGGACTGTGGCTTCACCTGCAAACAGAGCCGGTGCCTACAGCAGCACCGGCGGCTCAAGCACGAGGGCGTGAAGCCGCATCAGTGCCCTTTCTGTGACTTTTCCACCACCAGACGGTACCGGTTGGAGGCTCACCAGTCCCGACACACAGGTGTCGGCCGCATCCCCTGCAGCTCCTGTCCCCAGACATTTGGTACCAACTCAAAACTGCGCTTGCACCGGCTGAGGGTACACGACAAGACACCCACCCACTTCTGTCCACTCTGTGACTACAGCGGCTACCTTCGCCACGACATCACTCGCCATGTCAACAGCTGCCACCAGGGCACCCCAGCCTTTGCCTGCCCCCAGTGTGAGGCCCAGTTCAGCTCGGAGACAGCACTCAAGCAGCATGCTCTGCGCCGGCATCCTGAGCCGACACCCCCGATCCCGGGCTCTCCCGCAGAGGCCACTGAGGGCCCCCTGCACTGCTCCCGTTGTGGGCTGCTGTGCCCCAGCCCTGCCAGCCTGCGGGGACACACCCGTAAACAGCACCCACGGCTCGAGTGTGGGGCCTGCCAGGAGGCCTTCCCCAGCCGGCCAGCGCTGGATGAGCACCGGAGGCAGCAGCATTTCAGCCACCGCtgccagctctgtgactttgctGCCCGGGAGCGGGTGGGCCTGGTGAAGCACTACTTGGAGCAGCACGAGGAGACCTCAGCGGCGGCAGCAGCCTCAGACGGGGATGGCGATGCTGGCCAGCCGCCTCTGCGCTGCCCCTTTTGTGAATTTGCATGCCGCCATCAGCTGGTGCTAGATCACCATGTGAAAGGGCACGGGGGCACCCGGCTCTACAAGTGCACCGACTGTGCTTACAGCACCAAGAACCGGCAGAAGATCACCTGGCACAGCCGCATCCACACCGGGGAGAAGCCCTACCGCTGTCACCTCTGTCCCTACGCCTGTGCTGACCCCTCTCGCCTCAAG TACCACATGCGGATCCACAAGGAGGAACGGAAGTATCTGTGTCCCGACTGTGGCTACAAGTGCAAGTGGGTCAACCAGCTCAAGTACCACATGACCAAGCACACAG GACTGAAGCCATACCAGTGTCCCGAGTGTGAGTACTGCACCAACCGAGCTGACGCACTGCGCGTGCATCAGGAGACACGGCATCGGGAAGCACGGGCCTTCATGTGTGAGCAGTGCGGCAAGGCCTTCAAGACGCGCTTCCTGCTACGCACCCACCTCCGCAAGCACAGCGAGGCCAAACCTTACGTGTGCAATGTGTGCCACCGTGCTTTCCGCTGGGCTGCCGGCCTGCGCCATCACGCCCTCACCCACACCGACCGCCACCCCTTCTTCTGCCGCCTCTGCAGCTACAAGGCCAAGCAGAAATTCCAGGTGGTCAAGCATGTGCGCAGGCACCACCCCGACCAGGCTGACCCAAACCAAGGCGTGGGCAAAGACCCCACCACACCCACAGTGCACCTGCATGACGTGCAGTTGGAGGACCCCAGCCCTCCTGCTCCTGCTGCTCCCCCAACTGGACCTGAGGGCTGA